TCCATGACTAGCACACAGCAGTTAGCGCACAGCACACAGAGGAACGGTGCTCCCTGTGTGCTGTTTGCTGTGTGCTGTCTGCTCATCTCAGGATGCGATCGGTTGATGCGCAACGGGGATTTGCAGTTGACCGGCACGCTGGAGTTGACCGAGCACGCGGTGGGCGCCCGCGTGCCGGGTCGTGTGGCCACGCTGCTGGTGCAAGACGGTGATGAGGTAAGCGCGGGACAGGTCCTAGCCACCCTGGATCGCTTCGACCAAGCCACGCGGGATGCCGATCGCATCCAGGCGCTCTTCAAGGCCGGCGGGGCCACGCAACAAGCCGTCGAGCAAGCCGGGTTATCGCTCGAGGACCAACAGGTCGTCTCGCCGGTGACCGGGGTGGTCTTGGTCAAAGTGCATGAGGCGGGGGAAGTGGTGGGAGCCGGCGCGCCGATTGTCATCATCGGGGACCGATCCTCCCTGTGGGTCCGGGTGTTTGTGCCGGAGGGAAAAGTCAATCAGGTGTATTTGCAGCAGCCGGCGACGCTGCGATTTGACGGCCTGGCTCGCACGTACGGCGGCCACATCAGCTTCATCGCGCCGAAGGCGGAGTTTACGCCTCGCAATGTGCAAACCGTCGAAGAGCGGATTACGCAAACATTCGCCGTAAAGGTGACCGTGGACCAGCCGGATCCCTCCTTGCGCCCTGGTGTAGCCGCCGATGTCATCATCCATCTCAAGGGCGACCGATGAGCGAGACGATTGCGATTGAGGCGAGAGAGTTGACGCGGCGCTTCGGGACGCTGGTCGCCGTCGATCATGTGAGCTTCTCGATTCGCTACGGCGAGATCTTCGGCTTTCTCGGCCCCAACGGCTCGGGCAAGAGCACCACCATCCGGATGCTCTGCGGCATCCTGGCTCCCACGAGCGGGGCCGCCACGGTCGCGGGCTTCGACGTCAACACGGATCCTGAGCGCGTCAAAACCGCCATCGGCTACATGTCCCAGCGTTTCAGTCTCTACCACGATCTCACCGTGGAAGAGAACCTGGAGTTTTACGGCCGGATCTACGGCCTGAGCGACGCGGCGCTGCGCGAGCGCAAACAGGAGGTCCTGCAGCTCACCGGGTTGGATCAGTGGCGCGGCCGCCTGGCTGGGGAGCTCTCCGGCGGATCTAAACAGCGGCTCGCACTGGCCAATGCGGTGTTGCATCAGCCGCGCCTGCTCTTTCTCGATGAGCCCACGGCGGGCATTGATCCGGTTTCGCGCCGCGCGCTCTGGGAGCTGCTCTATCAGCTGGCCGAAGGCGGCATCGCGCTGTTTGTGACGACCCACTATATGGAGGAGGCCGAGCGATGCAATCAGATTGCCTTCATCAGCCAGGGACGGCTGCTGAGCATCGGCCCGCCCAACGCGCTGAAAGCCCGCGTGGGCGGCCAGCTCCTCGAAGTCGAATGCGCGCCGCTGATGAAAGCCTCCCGGGTGTTTCGCCGGCTGCCCGGGGTGACGAACATCACCGCCTTCGGCACGACGCTGCATCTGAATCTCTCCGTCGATCCGGCCGTGGCGACGCAGGCGATTCGTGATTGCGCCTCCACAGAAGCGATCGAGATCCGGTCGATTCAGCCCATCGCCGCGACCCTAGAGGATGTGTTCGCCACGATGACCGAGGGAGTGGGATGACCCGTATCCGGGCGGTGGCGCGCAAAGAGTTTCTCCAGATTTTCCGCGACCGCCGGACGCTGATTCTCATCACCCTGATGCCGTTCATCCAATTGACGATTTACGGCTATGCGATCAACACGGACGTCAAGCATCTGGCCACCGCGCTCTACGACGAAGATCAGACGCCGATGAGCCGGCGCCTCGTCGCGACGTTTGAGCAGTCGGCCTACTTCGATGTGACGCTGCGCGTCCAGTCGCCGCGAGCACTTCGGCGGGCCCTCGATCTGGGGCGGGTCAAGGCCGGCCTGCACATCCCCACGCATTTTGCGCAGGATCTCACCGCCGGCCGCGGAGCGCCGCTGCAGCTCTTGATCGACGGCACCGATTCCAATCCGGCCAATGCGGCTCTCAACACCGGCCAGGCGATCATCGCGAATTTCGTGCAGCAGGAAGGCTTCGTCACCGTCAGCGGCCGGCCCATCGATTATCGGCCGCGCATGTGGTACAACCCGGATTTGAAAAGCGCTTTTTTCATGGTCCCGGGCCTGGTGGGCTTGCTGCTGCAGCTGTTGATCCCCATGATCACCGCGACGGCCGTCGTGCGCGAGAAAGAGCGCGGCAACATCGAGCAGCTGCTGGTGACGCCGATCAAGCCGTATGAGCTCATCATCGGCAAGCTGCTCCCGTATATGGCGATCGGGATGGTGATCGCCACCCTCGTCGTGGGCGCGGCGTGGCTCTTGTTTCATGTGCCGGTGCGGGGCAATCCGATCACGCTCTTGGGGCTGACCCTGCTGTTTCTGACGGTGTGCTTGGGGTTGGGATTGTTTGCGTCCACCGTCGCGGAGAACCAGCAGCAGGCCGCGCAGATCATCATGCTCTTCGCCGCTCCGTCCATTCTGTTGTCCGGCTTTATCTTTCCGCGCGAGGCCATGCCGCTGCCGATTTTCTACCTCGGCAACCTCATTCCGCTGACCTATTTTCTGAAGATCGTGCGCGGCGTCATCCTCAAGGGCTTAGGGGTGATGGATTTGTGGCCCCAGATTCTTCCCTTGGGCCTGATGGCCATCGGCATCCTCACGGTGAGCATTCTGAAATTCCACAAGCGCCTGGCCTAAGCATGGGAACCGCCGGAGCCTCAACCGATGCCACTTGAGCTGTTTGATACGCACTGCCACCTGGATCTGGTGTCGAAGGCCGAGCGGCCCGGCGTCTTATCCCGCGCCCGCGCCGCCAACGTGGTCGGCTGTGTCAGCATCGGCACGAGCCTGGAGGCGAGCCGAGAGAATGTCGCCATGGCCCGCGCCGAGGGTGCTCTGGTGCGGGCGTCGGTGGGCATCCACCCCCATGACGCGCACCTTGTAACCGAGCAACAGCTTCGAGATATCGACGCCCTCTCCGCCGATCCCGCGGTCGTCGCCATCGGCGAAGTGGGGCTCGATTTTTTTCGCCAGACCGGAGATCCTGACGTGCAGCGCCGCATCTTCAGCGCGTTTCTGGCGATGGCCCAGCGGCGGAAGCGGCCGATCCTGATCCATTGCCGCAACGCGTATGACGCGCTGCTGGAGCTGCTGCGGGCGGAGGCGACGCTACCGCTGGCCGGCCTGATCCATTGCGCGTCAGGTCCTCCCGAGTTTATCCAAGGCGCGCTGGCCCTCGGGTTGCATATTTCCTTCGCCGGCAATGTGACGTTTCCCAATGCGCAAGCGTTGCGCGAACTCATCAACGTGGTGCCGGATGATCGGGTATTGATCGAAACCGATGCGCCCTTCCTCGCGCCCCAGCCGGTCCGCGGCAAAAAAAACGAGCCCGCGCACCTCGCCTATACCGCCGCGTATATCGCCCAGTGGCGCGGCAGCAGCCTTGAGCATCTCGCCGCCGTGACCACCCGCAACGCCCGGCGGCTGTTTGGCTTGGCGGATAAATCTGCTACAATCAGCTGATGCGCCAGGCACCGCACGACCTTCCCGTCATGGCCCCGACGCGCGGCACCCTCACGCGCGAGCGCCAGATCGACGTGAAGGATCTCATGTCGCGGTTTAATTTCGCCTTCAGCCTCATGAGCGTCATCCCCCTGCTGACATGCGCGTATTTGATCACCGTGCGGTTTTTCTCCGTCCAGGTCCTCTTTACCTCCAACGGCGCCTATTTCTTTATCGCGCTCGTCATCGCTTTGCTCGGCTTGCTGGCCGGCCACGAGCTGATCCGCGACATGATCCGCCGCTTGGTGGAGGCGAACGCGAAGCTGCAGAAGCTCAATGAGCAGCAGGCGAGTTTCGTCAGCAACGTGGCGCACGAATTTCGCGCACCCCTCGGGGTGTTCAAGGGCGCGCTCGATAATCTTGGCGATGGGCTCCACGGCCCGGTCACGGCCGAGCAGATGGAGCCGATTGCGATGTGCCAGAAGGAAGTGAACCGGCTCTCCCGGCTCGTGCGCGACTTGCTGGAGCTCGCCCGCATGGAGGCGGGCAAAGTCCAGCTGGCCGCTGAGCGCGTGAAACTTCAAGACATCATCGCCGCCGCTACCGAGCTCTTTCGCCTTCCCGCGAAAGAGCGCAAGCTGACCCTGATCATGGAGGTGGCTGAGGAGCCGGTCTACGTGACCGGGGATACGGATCGGCTCCAGCAAGTGTTCATCAACCTCCTCGGCAACGCGGTCAAATACACGGATGTCGGCAGCATTCGCGTGCGGATGGTCGCCGATGCGCGCGAGGCCCAGGTGGAGATCATCGACAGCGGCCAGGGCATCGAGCAGCAGGATCTGGACAGGATTTTCGATAAATTTGAGCGCGTCGGCAGCCAGACCGAGGAAGGCTCCGGGTTGGGGCTGCCGATTGCGCGCGATATCGTGGAGCTGCACCATGGGCGGCTGTGGGCCGAAAGCCAATCCGGCCAGGGCAGCCGGTTCATCGTGCAATTGCCTCTCGCGAAGGGGTGAGACGTCCATGGGGAAATCGCTCTGGGTCTTGGCCAGCCTGCTGGTTGTCGCACCGACGACGGCTGTGGCTTCCGCCGAGGCGGGAACGCCGGCACCCGATGTTCGCCTGATGGATTCGCGCGGC
The Candidatus Omnitrophota bacterium genome window above contains:
- a CDS encoding HAMP domain-containing histidine kinase yields the protein MRQAPHDLPVMAPTRGTLTRERQIDVKDLMSRFNFAFSLMSVIPLLTCAYLITVRFFSVQVLFTSNGAYFFIALVIALLGLLAGHELIRDMIRRLVEANAKLQKLNEQQASFVSNVAHEFRAPLGVFKGALDNLGDGLHGPVTAEQMEPIAMCQKEVNRLSRLVRDLLELARMEAGKVQLAAERVKLQDIIAAATELFRLPAKERKLTLIMEVAEEPVYVTGDTDRLQQVFINLLGNAVKYTDVGSIRVRMVADAREAQVEIIDSGQGIEQQDLDRIFDKFERVGSQTEEGSGLGLPIARDIVELHHGRLWAESQSGQGSRFIVQLPLAKG
- a CDS encoding TatD family hydrolase, whose product is MPLELFDTHCHLDLVSKAERPGVLSRARAANVVGCVSIGTSLEASRENVAMARAEGALVRASVGIHPHDAHLVTEQQLRDIDALSADPAVVAIGEVGLDFFRQTGDPDVQRRIFSAFLAMAQRRKRPILIHCRNAYDALLELLRAEATLPLAGLIHCASGPPEFIQGALALGLHISFAGNVTFPNAQALRELINVVPDDRVLIETDAPFLAPQPVRGKKNEPAHLAYTAAYIAQWRGSSLEHLAAVTTRNARRLFGLADKSATIS
- a CDS encoding ABC transporter permease, with protein sequence MTRIRAVARKEFLQIFRDRRTLILITLMPFIQLTIYGYAINTDVKHLATALYDEDQTPMSRRLVATFEQSAYFDVTLRVQSPRALRRALDLGRVKAGLHIPTHFAQDLTAGRGAPLQLLIDGTDSNPANAALNTGQAIIANFVQQEGFVTVSGRPIDYRPRMWYNPDLKSAFFMVPGLVGLLLQLLIPMITATAVVREKERGNIEQLLVTPIKPYELIIGKLLPYMAIGMVIATLVVGAAWLLFHVPVRGNPITLLGLTLLFLTVCLGLGLFASTVAENQQQAAQIIMLFAAPSILLSGFIFPREAMPLPIFYLGNLIPLTYFLKIVRGVILKGLGVMDLWPQILPLGLMAIGILTVSILKFHKRLA
- a CDS encoding ABC transporter ATP-binding protein — protein: MSETIAIEARELTRRFGTLVAVDHVSFSIRYGEIFGFLGPNGSGKSTTIRMLCGILAPTSGAATVAGFDVNTDPERVKTAIGYMSQRFSLYHDLTVEENLEFYGRIYGLSDAALRERKQEVLQLTGLDQWRGRLAGELSGGSKQRLALANAVLHQPRLLFLDEPTAGIDPVSRRALWELLYQLAEGGIALFVTTHYMEEAERCNQIAFISQGRLLSIGPPNALKARVGGQLLEVECAPLMKASRVFRRLPGVTNITAFGTTLHLNLSVDPAVATQAIRDCASTEAIEIRSIQPIAATLEDVFATMTEGVG
- a CDS encoding efflux RND transporter periplasmic adaptor subunit translates to MTSTQQLAHSTQRNGAPCVLFAVCCLLISGCDRLMRNGDLQLTGTLELTEHAVGARVPGRVATLLVQDGDEVSAGQVLATLDRFDQATRDADRIQALFKAGGATQQAVEQAGLSLEDQQVVSPVTGVVLVKVHEAGEVVGAGAPIVIIGDRSSLWVRVFVPEGKVNQVYLQQPATLRFDGLARTYGGHISFIAPKAEFTPRNVQTVEERITQTFAVKVTVDQPDPSLRPGVAADVIIHLKGDR